Proteins encoded in a region of the Flammeovirga yaeyamensis genome:
- a CDS encoding CcmD family protein, whose translation MKKFINTILLSIFSLTFVSAQEKIQITEKDYSNFGVEMADALHANGKIYVVVAVVAAIWVGFMVYLFLTDRKITQLEKMINDK comes from the coding sequence ATGAAAAAGTTCATCAACACTATATTATTAAGTATTTTTTCTTTGACATTTGTAAGTGCTCAAGAGAAAATTCAGATTACTGAAAAAGATTATTCTAATTTTGGTGTAGAGATGGCAGATGCCCTACATGCGAATGGAAAAATCTATGTTGTAGTAGCTGTAGTTGCTGCTATTTGGGTAGGATTTATGGTTTACTTATTCTTAACTGACCGTAAAATCACCCAATTAGAAAAAATGATTAACGATAAATAA
- a CDS encoding cytochrome c maturation protein CcmE domain-containing protein, which produces MKRSHIFGLIIIAIMISILVVTAGDASQYVDFTTAQEIAADGNENKVHVIGELQKDKSGNVIGIQYDPMKDANYLAFNLVDEQNVMRRVVCYSPPASMKDFEKSEKVVVIGRTKNEQEFLASEILMKCPSKYEEKQL; this is translated from the coding sequence ATGAAAAGGTCACATATATTCGGACTGATCATTATTGCCATAATGATTAGTATTTTAGTAGTTACTGCAGGAGATGCTAGTCAGTATGTAGATTTTACAACTGCTCAAGAAATAGCTGCTGATGGTAACGAAAATAAAGTTCATGTTATCGGTGAGCTTCAAAAAGATAAATCAGGTAATGTAATCGGCATTCAATACGACCCTATGAAAGATGCTAATTACCTTGCTTTTAACCTTGTTGATGAACAAAATGTAATGAGAAGAGTAGTTTGTTATTCTCCTCCTGCATCAATGAAAGATTTCGAAAAATCTGAAAAAGTGGTGGTTATTGGTCGTACAAAGAACGAACAAGAATTCCTTGCTTCTGAAATTTTGATGAAGTGTCCTTCTAAATACGAAGAGAAGCAATTGTAA
- a CDS encoding heme exporter protein CcmB, with protein sequence MNSIFSEIGILLKKDATLEWREKTNLNGLLLFTISTVFVCYLSFNQKSTALSPITWNTLFWIIQLFAALNGASNSFTKESKGRHFYYYQMISPQAIILSKIIYNAFLMMLISFIGLGVYSLVLGNPIQDFGLFAFVVFLGGFGFSSSLTLVAGIASKAQGNSTLMAVLGLPAILPMILMLIKLSKNAIDGIARSQSMDEILVIFAIDIIIVTVSFLLFPYLWRS encoded by the coding sequence ATGAATTCAATTTTTTCTGAAATAGGAATCCTTCTAAAAAAAGATGCAACTTTAGAATGGAGAGAGAAAACAAACTTAAATGGACTTCTTTTATTTACTATAAGTACAGTATTTGTCTGTTACTTAAGTTTTAATCAAAAAAGCACGGCTTTATCTCCTATTACATGGAATACCCTTTTTTGGATCATCCAATTATTTGCTGCCTTAAATGGTGCTAGTAATAGCTTTACTAAAGAATCGAAAGGCAGGCATTTTTATTATTATCAAATGATTAGTCCACAAGCGATCATCTTGTCAAAAATTATTTATAATGCTTTTCTGATGATGCTTATTTCATTTATTGGGCTTGGTGTTTATTCACTTGTTCTTGGCAACCCTATTCAAGACTTTGGATTATTCGCATTTGTGGTCTTTTTAGGTGGATTCGGGTTTTCATCTTCCCTTACTTTAGTGGCGGGTATTGCTTCTAAAGCACAAGGAAATAGCACCCTTATGGCTGTACTTGGATTACCTGCTATTCTACCTATGATATTAATGCTCATTAAATTATCTAAAAATGCCATAGATGGTATAGCAAGAAGTCAGAGTATGGACGAAATACTTGTTATATTTGCCATCGATATAATAATAGTAACAGTATCTTTTCTACTTTTCCCTTATTTGTGGAGAAGTTAA
- the ccsA gene encoding cytochrome c biogenesis protein CcsA produces the protein MKGAWWKITAVILLFYTLVGGLLLSVPRLDILNETIRNLYYHVPMWFGMILVLLGAMIYSIKYLRSNNLHDDLWASELTNTGILFGILGIVTGMIWAAFTWGEPWSNDPKQNAAAVGLLFYFAYLILRGSFKDDDQKAKISAIYNIFAFAVFIPLIFVLPRLTSSLHPGNGGNPGFDQYKSDSNLRLVFYPAIIGWTLLGVWFTQLRVRMKKAEDKILDID, from the coding sequence ATGAAAGGCGCTTGGTGGAAAATCACGGCTGTGATTTTACTTTTTTACACGCTTGTAGGGGGACTTTTACTTAGTGTTCCTCGTTTAGACATTTTAAATGAAACGATCAGAAACCTATACTATCATGTTCCAATGTGGTTTGGGATGATTTTAGTCCTATTAGGTGCAATGATTTATTCTATTAAATATCTAAGATCTAACAATCTTCATGATGATTTATGGGCTTCTGAATTAACCAATACAGGAATTCTGTTTGGTATTCTTGGTATCGTTACCGGAATGATATGGGCTGCATTTACATGGGGAGAACCTTGGAGTAATGACCCTAAACAAAATGCTGCCGCTGTAGGTTTACTTTTTTACTTTGCCTACCTAATTCTTAGAGGCTCATTTAAAGATGATGATCAAAAAGCGAAAATTAGTGCTATTTATAACATTTTTGCCTTTGCTGTATTCATACCTCTTATCTTTGTATTACCTAGGTTAACAAGTTCTTTGCATCCTGGTAATGGAGGCAACCCTGGTTTCGATCAATATAAATCAGATAGTAATTTAAGACTTGTATTCTACCCTGCCATTATCGGATGGACACTCTTAGGTGTTTGGTTTACTCAATTAAGGGTAAGAATGAAAAAAGCAGAGGATAAAATTTTAGATATCGATTAA